Proteins co-encoded in one Rhodococcus sp. PAMC28707 genomic window:
- a CDS encoding lipopolysaccharide biosynthesis protein, producing MKHRAPKIAPPRHHNLERFEWYPLEPVRWDMGLMSHTMPIQKVSQAQIPYRVEALDSADPQVLDEAANGKSSDRNLALNSLALMLSTVITGGLGLLFWAAAGRLYPVAEVGSASAVITSAVMLSTLSNLSLGSMYERFLPDSGRLARSFVVRGYLTITVFAFILGCVFLLVAPVDKMFTSTAEIVTFPLFVAVLAVFALQDQTSSGLGVARWAAAKNVFHAVVKFGLLLALFATARSTSIIAAWAIPAVIASVVVLRHILRALRTEPRYQLEPNLPPRRELWSYFGSAYGITALGSLAPLLIPMIVVATLGTESNAYFSLTWSIVSALYILISVLVGPFVAEVAAHPDQFSRLTKRFMTMVAVVALGGSLFLAFIAPFGLGIVGAEYRENGTIIVQLAAFTIPLSVVGSLYDGLARVQRKMRLAVVVQVIATSIIIIGSLSLSSSLGIAAVGWAYLAAEGFGALVLIVPLIRWIRLLAHRDGPPPPEDPLPPTPPGPRPYPTGMAELPQQFVNGDYAREYSTSGAHHIDSRPRIFDPGRIHAPYRRPAPERGAP from the coding sequence GTGAAGCACCGCGCACCGAAGATCGCACCACCGCGACACCACAATCTCGAGCGGTTCGAGTGGTATCCACTCGAACCGGTTCGTTGGGACATGGGCCTCATGTCTCACACGATGCCGATCCAGAAGGTCAGCCAGGCCCAGATCCCCTACCGTGTCGAGGCCTTGGACTCGGCCGACCCGCAGGTACTCGACGAAGCCGCAAACGGGAAAAGTTCCGACCGCAACCTGGCACTGAATTCTCTGGCGTTGATGCTGTCCACCGTAATAACAGGTGGCCTCGGATTGCTGTTCTGGGCTGCAGCCGGCCGCTTGTACCCGGTGGCCGAGGTCGGCAGCGCCTCCGCGGTGATCACCTCGGCCGTCATGCTCTCGACATTGTCCAACCTGAGCCTCGGGTCGATGTACGAGCGGTTTCTGCCCGATTCCGGCCGACTGGCACGGTCTTTCGTCGTGCGCGGTTACCTGACGATCACTGTGTTCGCGTTCATCCTCGGGTGCGTGTTCCTGCTCGTCGCGCCGGTCGACAAGATGTTCACCAGCACCGCCGAGATAGTCACTTTCCCACTGTTCGTTGCGGTACTCGCGGTGTTCGCGCTGCAAGATCAGACGTCGTCCGGACTCGGAGTCGCACGCTGGGCAGCGGCGAAGAACGTCTTTCATGCCGTCGTGAAATTCGGTTTGCTCCTCGCTTTGTTCGCGACGGCTCGGAGCACGTCGATCATCGCGGCATGGGCCATCCCCGCGGTCATCGCGTCGGTTGTCGTTCTTCGCCACATCCTGCGCGCGCTGCGAACCGAGCCGCGATATCAGTTGGAACCCAATCTTCCGCCGCGCCGAGAGTTGTGGTCGTACTTCGGCTCCGCCTACGGCATCACTGCACTCGGTTCGCTTGCTCCACTGCTGATCCCGATGATCGTCGTGGCCACGTTGGGCACCGAGAGCAACGCGTATTTCTCGTTGACCTGGTCGATAGTCAGTGCCTTGTACATCCTGATCAGCGTCCTCGTAGGTCCGTTCGTCGCCGAGGTCGCCGCACACCCGGATCAATTCTCGCGATTGACCAAACGTTTCATGACGATGGTCGCCGTCGTGGCGTTGGGTGGTTCGCTCTTCCTCGCGTTCATTGCACCGTTCGGGTTGGGGATCGTGGGGGCGGAGTACCGCGAGAACGGCACGATCATCGTCCAACTTGCTGCGTTCACCATTCCGCTCTCGGTAGTGGGATCGCTCTACGACGGTCTTGCGCGTGTCCAACGAAAGATGCGGTTGGCTGTCGTGGTGCAGGTGATCGCGACGTCGATCATCATCATCGGTTCGCTGAGCTTGTCGTCCTCACTCGGCATCGCCGCTGTCGGCTGGGCATACCTGGCGGCCGAGGGGTTCGGCGCACTCGTGTTGATCGTGCCGCTGATTCGATGGATCAGGCTGTTGGCGCATCGTGACGGCCCGCCTCCCCCGGAGGATCCTCTTCCTCCAACGCCGCCCGGGCCACGCCCGTACCCGACAGGCATGGCCGAACTGCCGCAGCAGTTCGTGAACGGTGATTACGCCCGCGAGTACAGCACCAGCGGTGCGCATCACATCGATTCCAGGCCTCGCATCTTCGACCCTGGTCGTATCCACGCCCCCTATCGTCGGCCGGCACCGGAGAGGGGTGCGCCGTGA
- a CDS encoding glycoside hydrolase family 16 protein, producing MTQQVDPMTVECSRLPSPGSTPPPKSKLWSRLLSTAVVAATVAASGTVAYREMWVQPSEDKGDASASEDGSEFTVYDQFDAARGSALDPSKWSYDTGRTGWGNNEKQDYTDSTDNSAQDGSGNLDISALDTAGGYTSARVTTKDTFEFTYGRVEARIKMPAGQGLHPAFWLLGTDIDSVGWPIAGEIDVIETLNDADNYHSGIHAPQADSLNSQKSGTSGIPIEPLSEDFHTYWVERSPGKVVTGMDETVLSTITPADLTGGDEYWVFDKPFYLLFNVAVAGDWPGPTTAQTKFPATMSIDWVRYRTD from the coding sequence ATGACGCAACAGGTAGACCCGATGACCGTCGAGTGTTCCAGGCTCCCGTCACCGGGCTCGACTCCGCCGCCGAAGAGCAAACTCTGGTCTCGTCTACTGAGCACCGCGGTAGTTGCGGCAACGGTGGCAGCGTCCGGCACGGTCGCCTATCGAGAAATGTGGGTGCAGCCGAGCGAGGACAAGGGAGATGCCAGCGCGAGCGAAGATGGCAGCGAGTTCACTGTCTACGACCAGTTCGACGCCGCTCGGGGTAGCGCTCTCGACCCGAGCAAATGGAGTTACGACACCGGCCGAACCGGATGGGGAAACAACGAGAAACAGGACTACACCGACTCGACGGACAACTCGGCTCAGGACGGATCGGGCAACCTCGACATCTCCGCGTTGGACACTGCCGGCGGCTACACCTCGGCGCGGGTGACGACGAAGGACACATTCGAGTTCACCTACGGTCGCGTCGAGGCTCGCATCAAAATGCCTGCGGGCCAGGGACTCCATCCGGCGTTCTGGCTGCTGGGCACCGATATCGATTCCGTCGGGTGGCCGATCGCGGGAGAAATCGACGTGATCGAGACGCTCAATGACGCCGACAACTACCACTCCGGTATCCATGCCCCGCAGGCCGACAGCCTGAACAGTCAGAAGTCGGGCACGTCGGGAATTCCAATCGAACCGCTGTCCGAGGACTTTCACACCTATTGGGTCGAACGGTCGCCGGGCAAGGTCGTCACGGGCATGGACGAGACCGTTCTCTCTACGATCACACCCGCCGATCTGACCGGCGGTGACGAATACTGGGTATTCGACAAGCCGTTCTATCTCCTGTTCAACGTTGCGGTCGCAGGAGACTGGCCGGGACCGACCACTGCACAGACGAAGTTTCCCGCAACGATGTCCATCGACTGGGTTCGTTACCGAACCGACTGA
- a CDS encoding glycosyltransferase, with amino-acid sequence MLNPALERLQSPEWDGALWIGDVDIEHELPESLSLSDAEGYSRARLLVRHGMDPMGFVELPILDGCVCVDTLIERVRTLDVVDPGESPAAVSALHTLTPAVSVVICTRDRIDHLRGALASVLAVDYPDFEVVVVDNASPTNATVDYVRSLADPRVRVVSEPIAGLSRARNTGLRAARHSVVAFTDDDVAVDSLWLRSIARGFRRGSRVTCVSGIVPSGEIRTHAQAYFDRRVGWASSVTPRIYDLAHPPADVPLFPFQVGMYGTGANFAVSRDRMFDLGGFDEALGVGSPTNGGEDLDMFFRVLMAGDQLVYEPASIVWHRHRADSDALAVQARGYGLGLGAWLTTVATDRRSATLAARVAVRKLGSAVRLSVKMSKVASPPDDLAADLPDGIGRMELLSIAKGPGALRRSRREGRVRTPLSAVSRVPVLD; translated from the coding sequence GTGTTGAACCCCGCACTCGAAAGATTGCAGTCGCCGGAATGGGACGGCGCACTCTGGATCGGCGACGTCGACATCGAGCACGAACTGCCCGAGTCCCTGTCCCTGTCGGATGCGGAGGGGTATTCACGTGCACGGCTTCTCGTTCGGCACGGCATGGACCCGATGGGCTTCGTGGAGCTTCCGATCCTGGACGGCTGCGTCTGCGTAGACACTCTCATCGAGCGCGTGCGCACACTCGACGTCGTAGATCCCGGAGAATCTCCCGCTGCAGTCTCGGCTCTGCACACGCTCACGCCTGCTGTCTCCGTCGTGATCTGCACGCGCGATCGGATCGATCATCTGCGCGGGGCGTTGGCATCGGTGCTGGCGGTGGACTACCCGGACTTCGAGGTCGTCGTCGTCGACAATGCGTCGCCGACGAACGCGACCGTCGATTACGTTCGATCATTGGCAGATCCACGGGTTCGTGTCGTGTCCGAGCCCATCGCGGGGTTGTCCCGTGCACGAAATACCGGTCTGCGTGCCGCCCGCCACTCCGTCGTGGCGTTCACCGACGACGACGTGGCCGTCGACTCGTTGTGGCTTCGCAGCATTGCCCGCGGATTCCGACGCGGCAGTCGGGTGACGTGCGTATCGGGGATCGTCCCGAGCGGGGAGATCCGAACTCATGCGCAGGCCTACTTCGATCGCCGCGTCGGCTGGGCCAGTTCGGTGACGCCTCGGATCTACGACCTCGCGCATCCTCCTGCGGACGTTCCGCTGTTCCCGTTCCAGGTCGGTATGTACGGCACGGGCGCGAATTTCGCCGTCTCCCGCGACCGTATGTTCGATCTCGGCGGATTCGACGAAGCATTGGGCGTCGGGTCCCCGACCAATGGTGGTGAGGACCTCGACATGTTCTTCCGCGTGCTCATGGCAGGGGACCAATTGGTCTACGAGCCTGCGTCGATCGTGTGGCATCGTCATCGCGCGGATTCGGACGCACTCGCGGTCCAGGCTCGCGGGTACGGGCTCGGGCTGGGGGCATGGTTGACGACGGTGGCGACGGATCGACGGTCCGCAACCCTCGCGGCACGCGTCGCGGTGCGAAAGCTGGGTAGTGCCGTCCGCTTGTCGGTGAAGATGAGCAAGGTCGCTTCTCCCCCTGACGATCTCGCCGCGGATCTGCCGGACGGAATAGGCCGGATGGAGTTGCTGTCCATCGCCAAAGGTCCGGGTGCATTGCGTCGGAGTCGACGCGAGGGCCGCGTCCGTACACCGTTGTCGGCGGTGAGCCGTGTCCCTGTCCTCGACTGA
- a CDS encoding glycosyltransferase family 2 protein, producing the protein MNSMNPRISIVIPTLNEAANLRHVLPLLSHDYELVLVDGGSVDGTIDAAREIRGDIRIIKQTRKGKGNALACGFEAATGDIIVMFDADGSANADEIPRFVDALLAGADFAKGSRFTAGGGSHDITPLRRAGNGGLHLVANTLFGTKFSDLCYGYNAFWRDLVPVLDLPALEQEHAEGEMLWGDGFEIETIINCRFAEADVRIQEVPSIELARIYGQSNLRTFSDGFRVLRTLFTERLRARRLAKQSIPRPGRSTNDARTDMDLEFEAFEVFEEMNSIPLHKKSA; encoded by the coding sequence ATGAACTCCATGAACCCGCGCATCAGCATCGTGATCCCCACCCTCAACGAGGCTGCAAATCTGAGGCACGTTCTGCCGCTGCTTTCGCATGATTACGAACTCGTGTTGGTCGACGGCGGTTCCGTCGACGGGACCATCGATGCCGCTCGTGAGATTCGCGGAGACATCCGCATCATCAAGCAGACCCGCAAGGGCAAGGGCAACGCTCTTGCCTGCGGATTCGAAGCCGCAACCGGCGACATCATCGTGATGTTCGACGCCGACGGCTCCGCCAACGCCGACGAGATCCCACGCTTCGTCGACGCACTCCTCGCCGGAGCCGATTTCGCGAAGGGCAGCCGCTTCACCGCGGGCGGTGGAAGCCACGACATCACTCCCCTGCGTCGCGCAGGTAACGGTGGCTTGCACCTGGTTGCGAACACACTCTTCGGGACCAAGTTCTCCGATTTGTGCTACGGCTACAACGCATTCTGGCGCGATCTGGTGCCGGTGCTGGACCTTCCGGCGCTCGAGCAGGAGCACGCCGAGGGCGAGATGCTCTGGGGCGATGGCTTCGAGATCGAGACCATCATCAATTGCCGTTTCGCCGAGGCCGACGTTCGAATCCAGGAAGTGCCGAGCATCGAGCTGGCTCGGATCTACGGCCAGTCCAACCTCCGCACGTTCTCCGACGGGTTCCGCGTACTCCGCACGCTGTTCACCGAACGCCTACGTGCACGCCGACTTGCCAAGCAGTCCATCCCGCGTCCGGGCCGCAGCACCAACGATGCACGTACCGACATGGATCTGGAGTTCGAGGCCTTCGAGGTCTTCGAAGAGATGAATTCGATTCCGCTGCACAAGAAATCGGCGTGA
- a CDS encoding glycosyltransferase family 2 protein: protein MSELTSSVVVCAYTLDRWDDLSAAVDAVLGQSTAATELLVVIDHNEQLFERARAEFLPRSSAVNVVENTHPRGLSGARNTSLDLASGDIVVFLDDDAAPRSTEWIASISAHYADPTVYAVGGSAHPVWPSSRPAFLPTAVAGEPGELDWIVGCTYRGQPTTTSTVRNLMGANMSFRRAPIVELGGFVSGIGRIGRIPLGCEETELCIRLRQTHPEAQILFDPSIAVDHNVSADRTRPRYLLSRSYAEGVSKAAIARLIGPGDALSSERSYTAKILPRAVGRETVAAAQGNPARLWGALAVVTSLGAAGFGYARGRLSRISG, encoded by the coding sequence GTGAGCGAGCTCACCTCCTCGGTCGTCGTCTGCGCCTACACGCTCGATCGCTGGGACGATCTCAGTGCGGCAGTCGATGCCGTGTTGGGTCAGTCCACGGCTGCGACGGAACTACTTGTCGTCATCGATCACAACGAGCAATTGTTCGAGCGTGCGCGAGCGGAGTTTCTGCCTCGTAGTTCGGCCGTGAATGTTGTCGAAAACACGCATCCGCGTGGTCTGTCCGGGGCCCGCAATACCTCCTTGGACCTCGCGTCAGGTGACATCGTGGTGTTCCTCGACGACGACGCAGCACCACGCTCGACCGAGTGGATCGCATCGATTTCGGCGCACTACGCGGACCCCACCGTCTACGCGGTAGGAGGGTCCGCGCACCCGGTCTGGCCCAGTTCACGCCCGGCATTCCTGCCGACCGCGGTCGCGGGAGAACCTGGTGAACTGGATTGGATCGTGGGCTGTACCTACCGAGGCCAGCCCACGACAACCTCGACGGTTCGTAACCTCATGGGCGCCAATATGTCTTTCCGTCGCGCACCGATCGTGGAGCTGGGCGGCTTCGTCTCCGGGATCGGCCGCATCGGGCGTATCCCCTTGGGCTGCGAAGAGACCGAACTGTGCATCAGGCTCCGTCAGACTCACCCCGAAGCGCAGATCCTCTTCGACCCGTCCATTGCCGTCGACCACAATGTCAGTGCCGACCGTACGCGGCCTCGCTATCTCCTCTCACGCAGCTACGCCGAGGGAGTCTCCAAAGCTGCCATCGCTCGCCTCATCGGCCCAGGGGACGCCTTGTCTTCCGAGCGTTCGTACACGGCCAAAATTCTGCCACGGGCAGTCGGACGCGAAACCGTTGCGGCGGCACAGGGAAACCCCGCCCGCTTGTGGGGCGCCCTCGCTGTCGTCACCAGCCTCGGTGCAGCCGGATTCGGTTATGCACGTGGACGATTGAGCCGTATCTCTGGTTAG
- a CDS encoding glycoside hydrolase family 2 protein, whose amino-acid sequence MSRGLEDFLDGAEWHLTATEPGSCLHPDEFGEDAERRVALVPGTVASVVDRPDLDAFDWWFTTSVSVPSGIATTLTFEGIATRATIWVDGAEAAQVRSMFVPTTLDIPAGTSAVEIAVRVDSMDVVLGSRKPRGRWRSSLVDKQGLRHERTTLLGRAPVYGPVPAPIGLWRPVTLRPRSRARHCRFHTTVEGKNGVLRVRADLDETVSTVTVDIGEQQFSFAVDSTNFDVSVTIPDVRLWWPHTHGEPVQYPVTVTVDDDPVRSAMVGFRRTELLRHGRSVELSVNGVRVFARGGCWTPLDPTRLWIEEGLLHAELVRMRDAGLNMIRLVGTLVYEQRQFWSLCSELGIMVWQDAMFATTDPPQDPEFVEVVERELEALFASIGGNPALAVVSGGSETQQQPAMLGIAAADQQIPLLDSVIPEVLENCLAGTAYVTSSPSSTSGELHTHVGDGIAHYFGVGGYLRPIADVRTARVRFAAECLAFSIPPERRAVDRMFGSANVAGHHPEWKSAVPRDRGSSWDFEDVRDHYVRSIFAVDPHLVRRTDAELYLDYGRAAVCEAVTASYSHWRRTGSECGGALVLTLRDLVPGAGWGLLDSAGDPKAPWYSLARISSPIAVFLVDDGLDGLSIEMVDDTAEPLLGTLRVSLHGAAGRIGEPYEQSIELAGHSSATLSLDRVIGTFADVNHAYRFGTQTYSSVVAELVDLAGVRVAEATHLIGETQVRQNDVGLSARVESVEPGRWSLTVSTDSAAQYVCIDVGGFDTSDSWFHLAAGASRAVTLTGRGPKPAGHVRALNSVKRAQIR is encoded by the coding sequence GTGAGCAGAGGACTCGAGGACTTTCTGGACGGCGCCGAGTGGCACCTGACTGCAACGGAACCGGGATCGTGTCTGCATCCTGATGAGTTCGGTGAGGACGCCGAGCGGCGGGTAGCCCTGGTGCCGGGCACCGTCGCCTCGGTGGTGGACCGGCCGGATCTCGACGCGTTCGACTGGTGGTTCACCACCTCGGTGTCCGTGCCCAGCGGCATCGCTACGACGCTGACGTTCGAGGGCATCGCGACGAGGGCAACGATCTGGGTCGACGGCGCGGAGGCTGCCCAGGTCCGATCCATGTTCGTACCGACGACCCTCGACATCCCGGCCGGTACCTCCGCCGTCGAGATAGCGGTGCGTGTCGACTCGATGGACGTCGTCCTCGGCAGTAGAAAGCCACGAGGACGCTGGCGATCCTCGCTGGTGGACAAGCAGGGCCTGCGGCACGAACGCACCACCTTGCTCGGTCGCGCTCCCGTGTACGGACCGGTTCCTGCCCCGATCGGCTTGTGGCGCCCGGTGACGCTACGGCCACGATCGCGTGCGCGACACTGCCGGTTCCACACCACGGTCGAGGGCAAGAACGGGGTTCTGCGAGTCCGTGCAGATCTGGACGAGACGGTCTCGACTGTCACCGTCGACATCGGTGAGCAGCAGTTCTCCTTCGCCGTGGACTCCACGAACTTCGATGTGTCCGTCACTATCCCGGATGTCCGCCTTTGGTGGCCGCACACGCACGGTGAGCCGGTCCAGTATCCGGTGACGGTGACCGTCGACGACGATCCTGTGCGCAGTGCAATGGTCGGCTTTCGCCGAACCGAGTTGCTTCGGCATGGGCGGTCGGTGGAGCTGAGCGTCAATGGTGTTCGGGTTTTCGCCCGCGGCGGTTGTTGGACTCCTCTCGATCCGACACGCCTGTGGATCGAGGAAGGCCTCTTGCATGCGGAGTTGGTGCGTATGCGCGACGCGGGACTGAACATGATCCGCCTTGTCGGCACGCTGGTGTACGAGCAACGTCAATTCTGGTCCCTCTGCAGCGAATTGGGCATCATGGTGTGGCAGGATGCCATGTTCGCCACCACCGATCCGCCGCAGGACCCTGAGTTCGTCGAGGTCGTCGAACGCGAACTCGAAGCACTGTTCGCGAGCATCGGAGGCAACCCGGCGTTGGCCGTCGTCAGTGGTGGCAGTGAGACGCAGCAACAGCCCGCGATGCTGGGGATCGCCGCTGCCGATCAACAGATTCCGTTGCTGGACAGCGTGATTCCCGAGGTTCTCGAGAACTGCCTCGCCGGCACCGCCTATGTCACCTCCAGCCCGTCGTCGACATCCGGTGAACTGCACACCCACGTCGGTGATGGAATCGCGCACTACTTCGGTGTCGGAGGTTATCTGCGACCGATCGCCGACGTACGTACGGCACGTGTACGTTTCGCTGCCGAATGCCTGGCGTTCTCGATCCCACCGGAGCGGCGAGCGGTGGATCGAATGTTCGGCTCCGCCAATGTTGCCGGTCATCATCCCGAGTGGAAGTCCGCGGTGCCACGCGACCGCGGATCGTCCTGGGACTTCGAGGATGTCCGAGATCACTACGTTCGAAGCATCTTCGCTGTCGACCCCCACCTCGTCCGTCGAACCGATGCCGAACTCTATCTCGATTACGGCCGCGCAGCCGTGTGTGAAGCAGTCACCGCATCCTATTCGCATTGGCGCAGAACCGGATCCGAGTGTGGTGGCGCATTGGTGCTGACCCTTCGCGACCTGGTCCCGGGAGCCGGTTGGGGACTCCTGGACTCCGCAGGAGATCCGAAAGCTCCGTGGTACAGCCTGGCGCGTATCAGCAGCCCCATCGCGGTGTTCCTCGTCGACGACGGTCTCGACGGTCTGAGCATCGAGATGGTCGACGACACAGCGGAACCACTGCTGGGGACTCTTCGGGTGTCGCTGCACGGCGCGGCGGGCCGAATCGGTGAGCCCTATGAGCAGTCGATCGAACTAGCGGGACACAGTTCGGCGACGCTTTCATTGGATCGGGTCATCGGGACGTTCGCCGACGTCAATCACGCGTATCGATTCGGGACCCAGACGTACTCTTCGGTGGTGGCGGAGTTGGTCGACCTCGCAGGCGTTCGAGTCGCCGAGGCCACTCACCTCATCGGTGAGACGCAAGTTAGACAGAACGATGTGGGTCTGTCCGCGCGGGTCGAGTCAGTGGAGCCAGGTCGGTGGTCGCTGACCGTGTCGACGGACTCGGCTGCACAGTACGTATGCATCGACGTCGGCGGATTCGACACCAGTGACTCGTGGTTCCACCTCGCTGCAGGGGCGAGCCGAGCGGTGACCCTGACCGGCAGGGGACCGAAGCCGGCAGGGCACGTGCGCGCGCTCAATTCGGTGAAGCGAGCACAGATCCGCTAA
- a CDS encoding DUF1839 family protein: MASDSSVIPSYVDAVASDGTGTAEAVRRSFTELRLLSLAPSTYATHSIHSHDRIWTETNCYVDLWIELLHSLGADPIPALAFVLSADCDGRQWDFVKMQSEDLRVLYGIDVHEMNVWRPVLDHIREGLEDGVLNTVEVDGFWLPDTSGTSYRNNHTKTTIVPNSLDETEKVLGYFHNRGYFELSGADFDGVFNLAPTPHPEVLLPYVEQIRLGHNTIVSGAGDRDLDLARAHFARRPSNNPVDALARRVIADIPLVQRSGPDAFHLWSFGLLRQCGASAELAADLCGYLEARGVVGIGAAVPHFLQVAQGAKAVQFRMARAARGRAVSLEEPLAEMTASWSTAMDVISIAL, translated from the coding sequence GTGGCGTCAGACAGTTCGGTCATCCCCAGTTATGTCGACGCGGTCGCTTCGGACGGCACGGGCACTGCTGAGGCAGTGCGTCGGTCTTTCACCGAACTACGCCTGCTGAGCCTTGCCCCCTCTACGTACGCGACGCATTCCATTCACTCCCATGACCGGATATGGACCGAAACCAACTGCTATGTCGATCTGTGGATCGAGCTCCTTCATTCGTTGGGCGCCGATCCCATTCCCGCGTTGGCATTCGTGTTGAGCGCCGACTGCGACGGTCGGCAGTGGGACTTCGTCAAGATGCAGTCAGAGGATCTCCGTGTGCTCTACGGCATCGACGTGCACGAGATGAACGTGTGGCGTCCGGTCCTCGACCACATCCGCGAGGGGCTCGAGGACGGGGTGCTGAACACCGTGGAGGTCGACGGCTTCTGGTTGCCCGATACCTCGGGCACCAGTTACCGCAACAACCACACCAAAACCACCATAGTTCCGAACTCGCTCGACGAGACCGAGAAGGTGCTCGGCTACTTCCACAACCGCGGTTACTTCGAGCTTTCGGGCGCAGATTTCGACGGCGTGTTCAATCTCGCCCCCACTCCGCATCCCGAGGTCCTGCTTCCGTACGTCGAGCAGATCAGGCTCGGCCACAACACCATCGTGAGCGGTGCCGGTGACCGCGATCTCGATCTCGCGCGTGCGCACTTCGCGCGGAGGCCGTCGAACAACCCCGTCGACGCGCTTGCTCGACGCGTCATCGCCGATATCCCACTGGTCCAGCGGTCCGGCCCCGACGCATTCCATCTGTGGTCGTTCGGTCTGCTCCGTCAGTGTGGCGCGAGCGCTGAACTCGCGGCAGACCTCTGCGGGTACCTCGAGGCCCGCGGTGTGGTCGGTATCGGCGCGGCCGTGCCTCATTTTCTGCAGGTGGCTCAGGGCGCGAAAGCCGTTCAGTTCCGCATGGCCCGCGCCGCGCGCGGGCGTGCGGTGTCACTCGAAGAGCCACTCGCGGAGATGACCGCGAGCTGGAGTACGGCGATGGATGTCATCTCGATCGCGCTGTGA
- a CDS encoding endonuclease/exonuclease/phosphatase family protein: MRRVLRGSALVVAWAILVFTIAMLAVRQLGVTQIMLVALVVGAPYFAVFAAVAAILFAVTRSRVGLVTAVTLAILLVGVQIPRFIADTATATGQDITVLTINVAHGDADAAAIVDEIRTSNADLLSVQELTPAEVDALTRAGIDDLLPYSFTAALPVSDGTGLWSRTPLTDGTRLSDFGFVPVQANTIIDGVAATVVAFHAMSPATPRDTVQWAKDLARMRTLMESYPGTVLVAGDFNATGDHRQFRDLASSGFVDAAERAGSGLFRTFPADRPLAQLDHVVTSDTVDALEVHPVPIPDSDHLAVSARLRLPGA; this comes from the coding sequence GTGCGACGCGTCTTACGTGGGTCGGCACTTGTAGTTGCATGGGCGATTCTGGTTTTCACCATCGCGATGCTGGCCGTACGCCAACTGGGCGTGACGCAGATCATGCTCGTGGCGCTCGTGGTCGGAGCCCCCTACTTCGCGGTCTTCGCCGCCGTGGCAGCGATCCTGTTCGCCGTGACGCGCTCACGCGTCGGCCTGGTCACCGCAGTGACACTCGCGATCCTCCTCGTCGGAGTCCAGATCCCCCGGTTCATCGCAGACACCGCGACCGCCACCGGGCAGGACATCACGGTCCTGACGATCAATGTCGCGCACGGTGATGCCGATGCTGCTGCGATCGTCGACGAGATCCGTACGAGCAATGCCGATCTTCTCTCCGTGCAAGAACTCACCCCCGCCGAGGTCGACGCCCTCACCCGCGCTGGGATCGACGATCTGCTGCCCTACAGCTTCACCGCCGCTCTCCCCGTCTCGGACGGCACCGGTTTGTGGAGCAGGACTCCTCTCACCGACGGCACGCGACTGTCCGACTTCGGGTTCGTGCCGGTCCAGGCGAACACCATCATCGACGGCGTCGCGGCGACCGTGGTGGCGTTTCATGCCATGTCGCCTGCAACACCTCGCGACACCGTGCAGTGGGCAAAAGACCTCGCCCGTATGCGCACCTTGATGGAGTCCTACCCGGGAACAGTGCTGGTGGCCGGGGACTTCAACGCCACAGGCGACCATCGACAGTTCCGCGATCTGGCGAGCTCGGGCTTCGTCGACGCCGCCGAACGGGCGGGTTCCGGATTGTTCCGCACTTTCCCAGCGGACCGTCCGCTGGCGCAGCTCGACCACGTGGTGACGAGCGATACCGTTGATGCACTCGAGGTGCACCCCGTCCCGATCCCCGACTCCGACCACCTCGCGGTGTCCGCCCGGCTTCGACTGCCGGGCGCGTGA